The following is a genomic window from Mycolicibacterium sp. TY81.
GCACGTTCCAGGCGATGAACATCGTCCTGCAGTTCGGCCCGACGGTCAGCGTGGCGGACAAGACCGCATACGAGCAGGTGGTGAACAAAGCACTGCTCTGAGCACGTCGGACGCGCCGCAGTGCTATGCATGAGGCATGACCGCCAGGGGGGTTCGACATGGTCGCGGGGGCCGAATCATGATGCTGCGGCAGGAGATTTCGGATGCGGTAAATCCGCTGGGGTGGCGCCTGGTGCTCGGTGCCGTCTACACGGAGGTGCCGGTGGTTGGCTTGGGCGCGGCGGCGGCGCTCGCGGCCGCGGTGGTCGAGGAGACCGGCCCAGAGGCGCAGGGCCACTTGACGGTCGACGTTCGCGCCGACCGGATCGTCATGCGGCTGCGCTCGGCCGACGGGGTCACCGCGCACGACATCGCGCTGGCACGCCGCATCTCTGAATCACTCGCCGAGCGCGGCGCGGCGACCACGCCGGGCGACGTCGCGGTACAGGCGATCGAGATCGCGATCGACGCCATGGACATCCCCGCGGTGCGCCCGTTCTGGAAGGCCGTCACCGGCTACGTCGACGAAGCGGGGCCGTCGGATCTGAGCGGGGGACTCGTCGATCCCGCCGGCCGTGGCCCCGCCCTGTGGTTCCAGCAGATGGATGTGCCACGGCCGCAACGCAACCGCATTCACCTCGACGTCGACGTCCCGCACGACCGGGCGTCCGCACGCATCGCGGCGGCACTGGCGGCGGGCGGGGTGCTGCTCAGTGATCGGGCGGCACCCGCGTTCTGGGTGCTCGCCGACGCCGAAGGCAATGAGGTGTGTGTCTGCACCTGGCAGGGCCGCGATTAAGCTGGCCACCCGTGATCACCCGCATGTCCGAGCTGTTCCTGCGCACGCTGCGCGACGACCCCGCCGACGCCGAAGTGCCGAGCCACAAGCTGCTGATCCGGGCCGGCTACGTCCGCCCGATCGCGCCCGGCCTGTACAGCTGGCTGCCACTGGGCCTGAAGGTGC
Proteins encoded in this region:
- a CDS encoding VOC family protein, which produces MLRQEISDAVNPLGWRLVLGAVYTEVPVVGLGAAAALAAAVVEETGPEAQGHLTVDVRADRIVMRLRSADGVTAHDIALARRISESLAERGAATTPGDVAVQAIEIAIDAMDIPAVRPFWKAVTGYVDEAGPSDLSGGLVDPAGRGPALWFQQMDVPRPQRNRIHLDVDVPHDRASARIAAALAAGGVLLSDRAAPAFWVLADAEGNEVCVCTWQGRD